The sequence below is a genomic window from Streptococcus pantholopis.
GCTTCTTTCTTTTTTCTTTTAAGGAATTCGACGTTTCGCTTCTGCCATTCGGTCAGAACAACTTCGTCTTTTCCTTCTTTCTTCTTTTGAGCCATTTATTTTCCTTTTGTTCTCGCGGCAATATCCTGATTTAATAAATTATAGAATGCTTCCGGTGTTTTAATTTCTTTGGAGGCTGCCATTGTTTCCTGATAAACGCCTTTTCGATCAAGAAGCTGAGCAACTTCTTTCTTTAAATTAAGAAAATTTAAAGCACTTTCATCCAGCTGCCTAGCATAGCCTTTTTTTTCAAAATAGGCAGCATTTTCCAGTTGATCGCCTCGGCTGACTTCTTTTCCCAAAGGAACAATCAAATGAAGTTTTTGCATAGCCAGCAGTTCAAACAGGGTATTTGAGCCGCCGCGTGTTATGACAACATCTGCTGCAGACAGCAAAGGTTGATATAATTCAGTGACATAATCCGTTCTGTAAAGATTTTTAGTCAATACATTGAGGTTTTTATCGCCTGAGATATTAATAATATTGTAGCTGTCAGTCAGCTCGGGTGTCTGACTAATAAAATCATTGAACACCTTAGCTCCGGCAGATCCGCCGACAAAAAGAAGGGTATGCAGTTTCGGGTCAAATTGCCTCTGGATGGCTGCAAGCGCCTCAGGAGTTGCCGCCTCTTGTTTCTTAACCTTGGTCACGGCTCCAACATGTTTCACTTTAGTCAAAGACCTGTCCTGTTCAAAGGTTGTGTACATTGTTGTTGCAAATTTATAAGCAATTTTATTGGCCAGTCCCATTGACAAATCTGATTCATGGATAAAAACCGGAATTCCCAACAACCTAGCAGCAATTACAGGCGGGACAGAGACAAAACCGCCTTTAGAGAAAAGAAGCTGCGGACGAACTTTAAGCAAAATAAGCAGGGACTGCAAAATACCAAAAGCGACTTTGAAAACATCCGCCATATTCTGCCAGGAGAAGTAGCGGCGCAGCTTTCCTGTTGCAACTGCGTGAAATTGGACTGCTAAACCGGATTGTTTTATCTGCTCGTATTCAATCCCTTTTTTGTCGCCAATATAATGCACTTGCCAGCCATCTTCCAAAAACTTAGGCATCAGCAGCAAATTTAAGGTGACATGCCCCACCGTTCCGCCGCCTGTGAAAACAATTTTTTTAGCCATGAGACGTCTCCTTCAGTGCATTAAAGGCCGCAATAAATTCATCACCGCGCACTTCAAAATTTTGATACATATCCCAGCTGGCATTGGCAGGGCTAAGAAGAATAAGATCTCCCGGCTCAGCAGCAGCAAAAGCTAACTTTACAGCCGCCCTTATATCCTCTGCGTCAAGGCAGGACACTCCGGCTTTATCGGCCGCTCGTTTGAGACGGGGAGCCGATTCTCCAACGAGAATCATTTTTTTTAGTCCCTCAATATCCGGCACTAGTTCATCAAACTCGTTGCCGCGGTCAAGTCCTCCAGCAATCAGAATAACTCTGCTGTTATCAAAACCGGACAGTGCTTTCTGTGTTGCCAAAATATTGGTTGATTTACTGTCATTGTAGAACTTAACATTATTGACATCACCTAAAAACTGCAGACGGTGTTTAACACCGCGAAAACGGCTAAGACTTTGTTCGATAGCTGAATTAGCAATTCCAGACAGTTTAGCTGCCGCAATTGCTGCCAAAGCATTCTCCAAGTTATGGCTGCCAGGGACACCGACAGCATCAGCAGGCATCACAGCTTCTCCTTTAAAATAAAGCATACCGTTTTCCAGATAAGCTCCGTCAACTTTTCCTTTGGTCGAGAAAGGCACAACAGTCGCTTGCGTTTTTTCTGCATGCTCCTTAGCTAAGTCTTGATTAAAATTGAGAATCAAAAAGTCAGACGGTCCCATGTGCTTCTGAATATTCCACTTAGCAGCGGCATAATCCGCAAAAGTCCCGTGATAGTCGATGTGTGTCGGCAGTAAATTGGTTATCAGAGCAATGTGAGGATGGAAGGCCTTCGTTCCCATTAACTGAAAACTCGATAACTCCATCACCAGCAGGTCATCTGATTTAGCTGTCCTTACAACTTCACTGGCCGGAAATCCGATATTTCCGGCTAGAATCCCCTTTTTCCCGCCTGCATTCAGGATATCGGCAATCATTGTTGTTGTCGTTGTTTTACCGTTTGATCCCGTTATCCCTATAATAGCAGCCTCTGATACAAGATAAGCCAGCTCGACTTCTGTAATCACAGGAATACCTTTTTCAAGCGCTCTGACTACCATCGGATTATCATAACGGATACCCGGATTTTTTACCAACAGCTCGAAATTCTCATCCAATAGGTCCAGCGGATGGCTGCCGCATATAACCTTTATCCCCTCTTCAAGCAGGCTTTGGGCGGCAGGATTTTCAGCAAAAGCTTTCCCGTCATTGACAGTAACAATCGCACCTAATTCAGCGAGCAAACGCGCCGCTGCCTCACCAGAACGTGCCAATCCCAGCACTAATACTTTCTTGTTTGCAAACTGTCTAATTTTTTTCATTGTCGACCCAATCTATTATGTTATCTTTATTATTTTAACTTTATTTAAAAGGATTTTCAAGATTTTAGACAAGATAGTCCGGTTCCGCCAAAGAGTCGGTCCTTTGTTTTAGCCGCCTTCTTAAAAAAGGAATAATGCCTTTAGCTGCTGGCTGCAGCGCTGACAGCCGAAAGCTTTTGTTGCTATCTGCTGGACATAGTGAAACTTTAAAAAAGCGGGCAAAACAGGAATTGGAAAGACTTATTTTACCACAGTCTTACATAACAGAGAAGTCTCTTTGGTAATTAGTGCAGAAACAAGGGCTATGCAGCAGCTGGATAGAATACTTATCGAAAATTCTTGGATTTTTTCTAGCAAATAAAGGCCGAGAAACTAAGCACTCAGCCTTCTTTTAATTTTTAAAAGCTTATTTTTTAGGCCGTTTTGGTGTCAGATTCCAAATATCCCTAAGGGCAAAGTAGGCTAAAAGAACCATTCCTACGGTTACAAAAATTTCAGGAGGAAACTGAATAATTTTGACAAAGCTCATAACAGCCAAGGTCAAAAGCAAAACAACCAAGGCTGCTAAACCAATCATATTCAGTGTATTTCTTATCGTTTTTGGTGCCATAAAAAAATAGTATAAAACAACCAAAATGGCAATAATCAGATAAAACATGACGCCTCCTCAGTTTTTCCCTACACTGTCCCCGGTTCTTATTCTTCCGCCGATTTTTTCTTTTTTGCGGCCTTAGCCCGTTGGTTTTTATCTAAAATCTGTTTGCGCAGCCGAATAGACTGCGGCGTGACTTCCATATATTCA
It includes:
- a CDS encoding DUF3165 family protein, with protein sequence MFYLIIAILVVLYYFFMAPKTIRNTLNMIGLAALVVLLLTLAVMSFVKIIQFPPEIFVTVGMVLLAYFALRDIWNLTPKRPKK
- the murD gene encoding UDP-N-acetylmuramoyl-L-alanine--D-glutamate ligase, with the translated sequence MKKIRQFANKKVLVLGLARSGEAAARLLAELGAIVTVNDGKAFAENPAAQSLLEEGIKVICGSHPLDLLDENFELLVKNPGIRYDNPMVVRALEKGIPVITEVELAYLVSEAAIIGITGSNGKTTTTTMIADILNAGGKKGILAGNIGFPASEVVRTAKSDDLLVMELSSFQLMGTKAFHPHIALITNLLPTHIDYHGTFADYAAAKWNIQKHMGPSDFLILNFNQDLAKEHAEKTQATVVPFSTKGKVDGAYLENGMLYFKGEAVMPADAVGVPGSHNLENALAAIAAAKLSGIANSAIEQSLSRFRGVKHRLQFLGDVNNVKFYNDSKSTNILATQKALSGFDNSRVILIAGGLDRGNEFDELVPDIEGLKKMILVGESAPRLKRAADKAGVSCLDAEDIRAAVKLAFAAAEPGDLILLSPANASWDMYQNFEVRGDEFIAAFNALKETSHG
- a CDS encoding UDP-N-acetylglucosamine--N-acetylmuramyl-(pentapeptide) pyrophosphoryl-undecaprenol N-acetylglucosamine transferase — translated: MAKKIVFTGGGTVGHVTLNLLLMPKFLEDGWQVHYIGDKKGIEYEQIKQSGLAVQFHAVATGKLRRYFSWQNMADVFKVAFGILQSLLILLKVRPQLLFSKGGFVSVPPVIAARLLGIPVFIHESDLSMGLANKIAYKFATTMYTTFEQDRSLTKVKHVGAVTKVKKQEAATPEALAAIQRQFDPKLHTLLFVGGSAGAKVFNDFISQTPELTDSYNIINISGDKNLNVLTKNLYRTDYVTELYQPLLSAADVVITRGGSNTLFELLAMQKLHLIVPLGKEVSRGDQLENAAYFEKKGYARQLDESALNFLNLKKEVAQLLDRKGVYQETMAASKEIKTPEAFYNLLNQDIAARTKGK